One part of the Anopheles coustani chromosome 2, idAnoCousDA_361_x.2, whole genome shotgun sequence genome encodes these proteins:
- the LOC131266764 gene encoding ethanolaminephosphotransferase 1 isoform X1 — translation MGDDGYLTKEHLAGFDNYKYNAKDTSPLSIYIMHPFWNWLVEYFPKWIAPNLMTFAGFLFTVANFVMLSWYDWGFWASTELEDTTPVPNWFWALAAVNIFLAYTLDGIDGKQARRIKLSGPLGELFDHGLDSYSAFFIPACLYSIFGRGPTSVPPIRMYYIMWTIFFNFYLSHWEKYNTGVLYLPWGYDLGMWGSVLMYLATWKFGYQLWKVALPWGISAGQLMELSLHVSAMSNLPVVVYNMYRSYKDRTGKMRTMKEAMRPLFTYGSFMFVCLLWVFVSPSDIMNRDPRAVYIMTGTIFSNISCRLIVSQMSNTIAETFNWLTGVLCCAIVLSLTMPLLERPLLYMLVIGSSLAHWHYGTGVVQEMCKHFNRRCFLVSKRSESKE, via the exons ATGGGTGACGACGGGTACCTTACCAAGGAACATCTAGCCGGGTTCGATAATTATAAG tACAATGCTAAGGATACATCGCCACTCAGTATTTACATTATGCATCCGTTTTGGAATTGGCTCGTAGAG TATTTCCCAAAATGGATCGCACCGAATCTGATGACGTTCGCCGGGTTCCTCTTTACCGTCGCCAACTTTGTGATGCTCTCCTGGTATGACTGGGGTTTCTGGGCCAGCACGGAACTGGAGGATACGACCCCGGTGCCGAACTGGTTCTGGGCGCTGGCGGCGGTAAACATCTTCCTCGCCTACACGCTCGACGGTATCGACGGGAAGCAGGCGCGAAGAATCAAACTGTCTGGCCCGCTCGGGGAGCTGTTTGATCATGGGCTCGATTCCTATTCTGCCTTTTTCATACCGGCCTGCCTGTACAGTATTTTTGGACGTGGACCAACGTCCGTGCCGCCGATACGCATGTACTACATCATGTGGACTATCTTCTTCAACTTTTACCTATCGCACTGGGAAAAGTACAATACCGGTGTGCTGTACTTGCCATGGGGGTACGATCTAGGGATGTGG GGCTCGGTGCTGATGTATTTGGCCACGTGGAAGTTCGGGTACCAGCTGTGGAAAGTGGCACTCCCATGGGGCATTTCGGCCGGCCAGCTGATGGAGCTGAGCTTGCACGTGAGCGCCATGTCCAACCTTCCGGTGGTAGTGTACAATATGTACCGATCGTACAAGGATCGCACCGGAAAGATGCGCACCATGAAGGAAGCGATGCGCCCCCTGTTCACGTACGGTTCTTTTATGTTCGTTTGCCTGCTGTGGGTGTTTGTTTCACCGAGTGACATCATGAATCGTGACCCCCGTGCCGTCTATATCATGACGGGAACCATTTTTAGCAACATTAGT TGTCGGTTGATTGTGTCGCAAATGTCTAACACCATCGCGGAAACATTCAACTGGTTAACGGGTGTGCTTTGCTGTGCTATAGTTTTAAGTCTCACTATGCCGCTTCTCGAAAGGCCACTGCTCTACATGCTGGTGATCGGTTCTTCCCTTGCTCACTGGCACTACGGAACCGGGGTG GTTCAGGAAATGTGCAAACACTTCAACCGACGATGCTTCCTGGTATCGAAACGTAGCGAATCCAAAGAGTAG
- the LOC131266812 gene encoding U3 small nucleolar ribonucleoprotein protein MPP10 yields the protein MVKSIVLTPKASKKELSLEACLNRFRKHTKRPEVFLKLQTQLSNDLKSLLKTVYDHGTKTGFNKSNDAPYLDELVTEQMDEEQIWQQLELKNEYFVDQDLKKTSEILSKKEKALQLNFSTETKSDYGSDEDRSADEEEDSAGENGIEQESGKKKMNGVSSKKTKKVEKSKKSKKGKKEKKSKAKGSIVDDRFFRLDDMAKFLDEEDERERRRQHGLGEKNPLIEIDYFDEHAAEDDDDEDAAAMKYSDFFDDDDDEEDDEDDEDGENEEEEDDYGSEGIEDEEDDEASEAGMNQEDDEEESDMEQDEDTTENVAEEEELSDEAAVERNRKLRYDIYKSQGGIPLEEKEKPKKVTFEQPESSDSEDDKADKSNGPKSSFELRQEKLDEKISKMEQKLLKEKPWQLKGEISAETRPQNSLLEEILQFENTSRPVPIISEETTMKLEDIIKQRIKNKAFDDVERKVRPPDNPREYRKQLVLDGEKSKESLAQVYEQDYLKQLEQANPDAADQPEEEPKEHKEIRRMMKTLLAQLDALSNFHYTPRPAVPELKILTNTPAISMEEVAPVAASDATLLAPEEVHRRPKGDVMSKEERTKTKQNRERRLKKRFQKEKFRREAEQEQKQLAKADSSSSKQNRTLQTSLLKKVTQAKNVQQMTETTGPAKTSTAFFSQLQDEVRTHVKEKAQGNDKKKKQKADNLQAASLKL from the exons ATGGTCAAGTCAATAGTTTTAACTCCAAAGGCGTCCAAGAAAGAGTTGAGCCTGGAAGCTTGTCTGAATCGGTTCCGCAAGCACACCAAGCGACCAGAGGTTTTCCTAAA ATTACAAACGCAACTATCAAACGATCTTAAGTCACTGCTCAAAACGGTGTACGATCATGGGACAAAAACAGGATTCAACAAAAGCAACGATGCACCATACCTGGACGAGTTGGTCACCGAGCAGATGGACGAGGAACAGATCTGGCAACAGCTTGAGCTCAAGAACGAGTACTTCGTCGACCAGGACCTGAAGAAAACTTCGGAAATTCtgtcgaaaaaggaaaaggccCTGCAGCTTAACTTCAGCACCGAAACTAAATCCGACTATGGCTCGGATGAGGATCGGTCTGCAGATGAGGAAGAAGATTCGGCAGGTGAAAATGGAATCGAACAGGAGtcaggaaaaaagaaaatgaatggaGTATCatcgaagaaaacgaaaaaggtggaaaagtcgaaaaagtcgaaaaagggaaaaaaggagaaaaagtcAAAAGCTAAGGGTTCGATCGTTGATGATCGGTTCTTCAGGCTGGATGATATGGCCAAGTTTTtggatgaagaagatgaacGCGAACGGCGTCGACAACATGGATTGGGCGAAAAGAATCCACTGATCGAGATCGACTATTTCGACGAGCATGCGGCTGAA gatgatgatgatgaagatgcgGCTGCAATGAAATATTCGGACTTtttcgatgatgacgatgatgaagaggacgacgaagacgacgaggaTGGTGagaacgaagaagaagaagatgattaTGGCAGCGAAGGTATCGAAGACGAAGAGGACGATGAAGCGAGTGAAGCAGGAATGAATCAGGaagatgatgaagaagaaagtgATATGGAGCAAGATGAAGATACTACCGAAAATGTCGCTGAAGAGGAAGAACTATCCGATGAGGCGGCGGTAGAGCGCAACCGAAAACTGCGTTATGACATCTACAAAAGCCAAGGGGGTATACCGttggaagagaaagaaaaacccaagAAGGTTACGTTTGAACAACCGGAATCAAGTGACAGTGAGGACGATAAAGCCGATAAATCAAACGGACCAAAATCCTCGTTCGAGCTTCGCCAGGAAAAATTGGAtgaaaaaatttccaaaatgGAACAGAAACTGCTGAAGGAAAAGCCTTGGCAGTTGAAGGGTGAAATTTCTGCCGAAACTCGCCCTCAAAACTCCCTGCTCGAGGAGATACTGCAGTTTGAAAACACGTCGCGCCCGGTGCCCATCATCTCCGAGGAGACGACCATGAAGTTGGAGGATATCATAAAGCAGCGGATAAAAAATAAGGCGTTTGATGATGTGGAGCGCAAAGTGCGACCACCGGATAACCCGCGCGAGTACCGCAAGCAGTTGGTGTTGGATGGAGAGAAGAGCAAGGAATCGCTTGCGCAAGTGTACGAGCAGGACTATCTGAAGCAGTTGGAACAGGCAAACCCGGATGCAGCCG ATCAACCAGAAGAAGAACCGAAGGAGCATAAGGAGATTCGGAGGATGATGAAAACACTTTTGGCACAGCTCGATGCCCTGTCCAACTTCCACTACACGCCACGACCGGCCGTACCGGAGCTAAAGATTCTAACTAACACACCAGCTATCAGCATGGAAGAAGTGGCACCGGTGGCGGCGAGCGATGCCACCCTGTTGGCACCCGAAGAGGTCCACAGGCGTCCGAAAGGTGATGTCATGTCGAAGGAAGAACGTACCAAGACGAAACAAAATCGCGAACGgcggttgaaaaaacgtttccagaAGGAAAAGTTCCGGCGCGAGGCCGAGCAGGAACAAAAGCAGCTGGCAAAGGCCGACAGCAGCAGCTCGAAGCAAAACCGTACCCTACAGACGTCGCTGCTGAAAAAGGTGACGCAAGCGAAGAACGTACAACAGATGACGGAGACCACGGGTCCAGCGAAAACTTCCACTGCTTTCTTCTCCCAGCTGCAGGATGAAGTACGCACGCATGTGAAAGAGAAAGCGCAGGGTAAcgataaaaagaagaaacaaaaggcAGACAATTTGCAAGCTGCCAGCTTGAAACTATAA
- the LOC131262718 gene encoding parafibromin, which translates to MADPLSLLRQYNINKKEIIERDGQIIFGEFSWPKNVKTNYLKYGSGKKGAPKEYYTLECLLYILKNVGLQHSVYVRQAAAEDIPAVNRPDRKELLQYLNGETNTCASIDKSAPLEIPTQIKRPAESDGLDSLAKKARYEDTQVQKVKEQLAARLDVNKKEASVNIDNIKSLSDTMSVEKIAAIKAKRLANKKVTIKRTDNDDAMGVGPDLRAILDFDVDSTKDIISRERQWRTRTTILQSNGKIFAKNIFAILQSIKNREEGRGRPQAPPVKLPEPPRVIRPQPQPTQYNRYDQERFNRQKEETEGFKIDTMGTYHGMSLKLVTQGSAGQNKAAQQNSLNNNSSNSNNNLSGNLPPGRPKELISTAQARLLAQNTPNKRTSRTPIIIIPAATTSLITMYNARDVLQELKFVTTEEKKRSGGARDNEVLIQRQKAGNLTVPYRVIDNPTKLTAHDWNRVVAVFVMGPAWQFKGWPWDGNPVEIFSKIAAFHLRYDDLKLDANVAKWAVTVLNISRTKRHLDKACLMAFWEKLDLYMTKYKPELRF; encoded by the exons ATGGCCGATCCGCTGAGTTTACTGCGGCAGTACAACATCAACAAGAAGGAAATTATCGAACGCGATGGCCAAATCATATTTGGCGAGTTTAGCTGGCCAAAGAACGTGAAGACCAACTATTTGAAATACGG TTCCGGCAAGAAGGGTGCACCGAAGGAGTACTACACATTGGAGTGTTTGTTGTACATTCTCAAGAATGTGGGTCTTCAGCACTCGGTGTACGTTCGACAGGCGGCCGCCGAGGACATACCGGCCGTCAATCGTCCCGATCGAAAGGAATTGTTGCAATATCTCAATGGCGAAACGAACACCTGCGCCAGCATCGACAAGAGCGCTCCGCTGGAGATTCCGACGCAGATCAAGCGTCCGGCGGAGTCGGATGGGTTGGACAGTCTGGCGAAAAAGGCACGCTACGAGGACACCCAAGTGCAGAAGGTGAAGGAGCAACTGGCCGCTCGGTTGGATGTAAATAAGAAGGAAGCTTCGGTCAACATAGATAACATAAA ATCTCTTTCGGACACGATGTCTGTGGAAAAGATTGCCGCAATCAAAGCCAAACGTTTGGCAAACAAAAAGGTCACGATCAAACGCACAGATAACGACGATGCCATGGGTGTGGGACCGGATTTGCGGGCTATTTTGGATTTTGATGTAGACTCGACGAAGGACATCATTAGCCGGGAGCGGCAATGGCGTACGCGAACTACCATCCTACAGAGCAACGGAAAAATATTCGCCAAAAATATCTTCGCCATACTGCAGAGTATTAAGAACCGCGAGGAAGGTCGAGGACGTCCACAAGCACCGCCGGTCAAGCTGCCAGAACCACCGCGTGTCATCCGACCGCAACCCCAACCGACCCAGTACAATCGATACGATCAGGAACGGTTCAATCGGCAAAAGGAAGAAACGGAAGGCTTCAAGATCGATACCATGGGTACCTACCACGGTATGTCGCTGAAGCTCGTGACGCAGGGATCGGCCGGTCAGAACAAGGCCGCCCAGCAGAACAGCCTAAACAACAATAGCAGCAACAGTAACAACAACCTTTCGGGCAATCTTCCTCCCGGTCGACCGAAGGAACTCATCTCAACGGCACAGGCCAGGCTGTTGGCGCAAAATACGCCAAACAAGCGGACGTCCCGTACACCCATCATTATCATACCGGCCGCAACGACCAGCTTGATCACGATGTACAACGCAAGAGATGTGCTGCAAGAGTTAAA GTTCGTCACAACTGAGGAAAAGAAGCGATCCGGTGGTGCGCGTGATAATGAGGTGCTGATTCAGCGCCAGAAAGCCGGTAACCTAACCGTACCCTATCGGGTGATCGATAACCCTACGAAGCTGACGGCGCACGATTGGAACCGTGTGGTGGCTGTCTTTGTCATGGGACCGGCTTGGCAGTTCAAGGGTTGGCCATGGGATGGAAATCCCgtagaaatattttcaaaga TTGCCGCGTTCCACTTACGGTACGACGATCTCAAGCTGGACGCAAACGTGGCCAAATGGGCCGTGACGGTGTTAAACATTTCGCGAACAAAACGCCATCTGGACAAGGCCTGTCTGATGGCATTCTGGGAAAAGTTGGACCTCTACATGACCAAGTACAAACCGGAGCTTCGATTCTAG
- the LOC131262760 gene encoding protoheme IX farnesyltransferase, mitochondrial has translation MHKFLANGRLWGELVRNAGSNRPPFAFCTRLHGNGNPSAVHVSSINIRNLHRGSNDDSSQYNGGGSPKVATMQRPVAVPLAVPLPGVSSGVDAKALVGEISKSVGLAAGSIAKINPVPLIGDESKEPVVASVTSLPGFKRLIHHYLMLSKIRLTSLVVLTTMAGYAMAPGSFELGTFLLCSVGTTLVSGAANSINQVIETSFDAQMARTRNRVLVKGYLSRLHAVGFALGASTVGCSMLYFGVNEMTALLGAANLILYTSIYTPMKRYSILNTWVGSVVGAIPPLMGWAACTGGDLGAGAWILAGLLYCWQFPHFNALSWNIRPEYLKAGYKMMANSHPALCTRVSLRHTGFIAGLSCLAPVLDVTNVWFALETLPLNAYFAYLAWDFHQKADSKSSRKLFRFSLLHLPLLMGLFLLNKKNWLFGEDKSEQIELTSAGANASISEVFVSGREAKENEGQYLVPNIVAEIGASPAPGSIKAIEDNLLSNVATVLPTASKQKL, from the exons ATGCATAAATTTCTCGCAAACGGTCGGTTATGGGGCGAACTAGTACGCAACGCCGGTTCCAACCGACCTCCGTTTGCCTTTTGCACTCGGCTG CACGGCAATGGCAACCCCTCTGCGGTTCATGTGTCCTCCATCAACATCAGGAACCTGCACCGGGGAAGTAATGACGATTCGTCGCAGTATAACGGCGGTGGGTCACCTAAAGTTGCTACGATGCAACGGCCGGTTGCGGTACCGCTTGCCGTTCCACTGCCCGGCGTATCCTCGGGAGTGGACGCAAAGGCGCTTGTTGGGGAAATTAGCAAATCAGTCGGACTAGCAGCCGGAAGCATAGCAAAAATCAATCCGGTTCCTTTGATTGGCGATGAATCGAAGGAGCCGGTGGTTGCCTCGGTGACCTCGCTGCCCGGATTCAAACGCTTGATACACCACTACCTGATGCTGTCGAAGATTCGTCTAACGT CCCTCGTGGTCTTAACAACAATGGCCGGATATGCGATGGCTCCGGGATCATTCGAGTTGGGGACATTCTTGCTTTGCTCTGTCGGAACAACGCTCGTCTCGGGTGCAGCCAATTCGATCAACCAGGTCATTGAAACATCATTCGATGCACAAATGGCCCGAACGCGGAACCGTGTGCTTGTGAAGGGATATTTATC tCGATTGCATGCGGTGGGCTTTGCCCTTGGTGCCAGTACGGTCGGGTGCAGCATGCTGTACTTCGGTGTAAATGAAATGACGGCACTCCTGGGCGCTGCCAATTTGATTCTTTATACCAGCATCTATACGCCGATGAAACGATACAGTATTCTGAACACGTGGGTAGGGTCGGTTGTCGGTGCGATACCTCCCCTGATGGGATGGGCGGCTTGCACGGGTGGAGACCTCGGAGCTGGCGCATGGATTCTTGCCGGTTTGCTCTACTGCTGGCAGTTTCCTCACTTCAATGCTCTGTCCTGGAACATTCGACCAGAGTACTTGAAGGCCGGGTACAAAATGATGGCCAACTCGCATCCGGCTCTTTGCACTCGTGTGTCCCTTCGGCATACCGGATTCATCGCGGGCCTATCGTGCCTAGCTCCCGTGCTAGACGTGACGAACGTTTGGTTTGCCCTGGAGACACTGCCATTGAACGCGTACTTCGCTTATCTGGCTTGGGATTTCCATCAGAAGGCCGACAGTAAAAGTTCCCGTAAGCTGTTCCGCTTTTCGCTACTACATTTACCCCTGCTGATGGGTTTGTTCCTACTGAACAAAAAGAACTGGCTATTCGGCGAGGATAAGAGTGAACAGATTGAGCTAACCAGCGCAGGAGCAAACGCAAGCATCAGCGAAGTGTTTGTGAGCGGCcgggaagcgaaggaaaatgagGGCCAGTACCTTGTACCAAATATCGTAGCTGAAATTGGGGCTTCACCTGCCCCGGGTAGCATTAAAGCGATTGAAGATAATCTTCTATCGAACGTGGCCACGGTTCTACCAACGGCAAGTAAACAAAAGTTATGA
- the LOC131263435 gene encoding uncharacterized protein LOC131263435, whose product MLRLTHVVVLVALASVVLAGPTVRKDEVTNVVTVAEVETTKPVAVESPTVPTDQKLVTVPVKLLMAADEQLSESTTVKASSEVEPSTTTSTEPSTTTTEVTTSSVASTSVASTSGASAAASPVTKPPRKTITFDQRQEGKYNIRADLENFVIVVVPSGSSSGASLLDLLTRSAQKKDAYHHHHHHHETRKSNGKRKNNKAQYAGAPKKKASQGLVTPEVIVLDESNQRSGQLVAEEFIEGRTPYKVDLSSSARSVDEAGHDSEPHQQQQQSFRFSVEPSEARSSGRVRFPSVTSGNYARSSSDVTSGRALRGTADEPEFANTNTLVVAASSATNHYHQQPNPTNLPGDGAQHRQLPTVLLAELPSILLPLRPAPRNANGAREDTEPPTHGNRAPHRTSTGDEGSAQGLANHSHLPSSFDSLEYAPLRPDVDMKQLQLQPDEGDGSNDNGTVGGDPYEDLAEQRQRPDGDGWDELRLLGAQEQCGPDRKRDSYGVCQFVRP is encoded by the coding sequence ATGCTACGATTAACGCACGTCGTGGTGCTTGTGGCGTTGGCCAGTGTCGTGCTAGCCGGACCGACGGTGCGAAAGGATGAGGTGACGAACGTGGTCACCGTTGCGGAGGTTGAGACTACGAaaccggtggcggtggagaGCCCCACCGTGCCGACGGACCAGAAGCTGGTCACTGTTCCCGTGAAACTGCTTATGGCTGCCGATGAACAACTGAGTGAGTCCACTACGGTGAAAGCCTCTTCAGAGGTGGAACCTAGTACGACCACCTCAACGGAACCATCCACAACAACGACGGAGGTGACAACGTCCAGTGTGGCATCGACGAGTGTGGCATCGACGAGTGGTGCATCAGCCGCCGCCTCACCGGTCACGAAGCCACCACGCAAAACGATCACATTCGATCAGCGTCAGGAGGGCAAGTACAACATTCGGGCCGATTTGGAGAACTTCGTCATCGTGGTCGTCCCGTCCGGATCGTCATCTGGTGCGTCGCTGTTGGACTTGCTGACCCGTTCCGCGCAGAAGAAGGACGcctaccatcatcatcaccatcaccatgaGACGCGCAAGTCGAACGGAAAGCGTAAGAACAACAAGGCCCAGTACGCTGGGGCACCGAAGAAGAAGGCCTCCCAGGGTCTGGTGACACCGGAAGTGATCGTGCTGGATGAGAGCAACCAGCGGTCGGGCCAGCTCGTCGCGGAAGAGTTCATCGAGGGACGCACGCCGTACAAGGTGGACCTGTCGAGCAGTGCGCGCAGTGTCGACGAAGCAGGCCACGACTCGGAaccgcaccagcagcagcagcaatcttTCCGCTTCAGCGTGGAACCGTCCGAGGCACGGTCGAGTGGTCGGGTACGCTTCCCTAGCGTCACCTCAGGTAACTATGCGCGGTCGTCGAGCGACGTCACCTCGGGACGGGCTCTCCGCGGGACGGCGGACGAGCCCGAGTTTGCTAACACTAACACCCTGGTAGTAGCCGCTAGTAGTGCCACTAACCACTACCACCAACAACCAAACCCAACCAACCTTCCCGGTGATGGGGCCCAACACCGGCAGCTGCCCACAGTGCTGCTGGCCGAACTGCCTTCGATCCTGCTTCCGCTGCGCCCGGCGCCTCGCAATGCCAACGGTGCCCGTGAGGACACCGAACCGCCAACCCACGGCAACCGAGCACCCCACCGCACCAGCACCGGTGACGAGGGTAGCGCCCAAGGTCTGGCCAACCATTCTCACCTTCCTTCCTCCTTCGACAGCCTAGAGTACGCACCGTTGCGCCCCGATGTCGACATGAAGCAGCTCCAGCTCCAACCGGACGAAGGCGATGGCAGCAACGACAACGGAACCGTCGGCGGTGACCCCTACGAAGACTTGGCGGAACAGCGACAGCGGCCGGACGGCGATGGATGGGACGAGCTGCGGTTGCTCGGTGCCCAGGAGCAGTGCGGTCCGGACCGGAAGCGGGACAGCTACGGTGTGTGCCAGTTTGTGCGACCGTAA
- the LOC131265988 gene encoding leukocyte surface antigen CD53-like translates to MHAARKPLNMIKYLILMLTFMCVVIEIIQIVVGAVLHRLFTTYTVFIDNDFVRATHFLIAVGIILVFLSIFGIAGIMFENVAMIFLYAGIFSLVVILEIVLAAGAFSMTSRVDSMLHRRMNHVIQRFHTDSFMRASFNHMQNTMNCCGINSLNDWPLFHPERDLPLSCCNRMDEGFCMPHERGCHAPMSDFIGSRIQMIATGTTIIIVFQVVCIITAIIMGARLSVYKRQMRALSSNGPLPVPEPIMTEKPKY, encoded by the exons atgcATGCCGCTAGAAAACCGCTCAAcatgatcaaatatttgattttgatGCTTACGTTCATGTGCGTG GTCATCGAAATCATTCAAATCGTCGTCGGGGCCGTCCTGCACCGCCTTTTCACGACGTACACGGTCTTCATAGACAACGACTTTGTGCGGGCAACGCACTTCCTGATAGCGGTCGGTATCATACTGGTATTTTTGTCGATTTTCGGCATTGCTGGTATCATGTTTGAGAATGTGGCAATGATATTTTTG TACGCCGGAATTTTCAGTTTGGTAGTGATTCTAGAAATAGTCCTTGCTGCTGGTGCTTTCTCGATGACAAGCCGAGTGGATAGCATGCTGCACCGCCGAATGAATCACGTCATACAACGGTTCCATACGGATAGTTTCATGCGTGCGAGCTTTAATCACATGCAGAACACG ATGAACTGCTGTGGTATCAATTCTCTCAATGATTGGCCATTGTTTCATCCTGAGCGGGACCTTCCGCTCTCCTGCTGCAACCGGATGGACGAAGGATTCTGCATGCCGCACGAGCGAGGCTGCCATGCGCCGATGTCGGATTTTATTGGATCGCGCATTCAAATGATCGCAACCGGAACGACAATCATCATTGTATTTCAGGTCGTCTGCATTATTACTGCCATCATCATGGGTGCCCGTTTGTCGGTGTATAAGCGCCAAATGCGTGCGCTCAGCTCGAACGGTCCCTTACCGGTGCCGGAGCCCATTATGACCGAAAAGCCGAAATATTGA
- the LOC131266764 gene encoding ethanolaminephosphotransferase 1 isoform X2, giving the protein MHPFWNWLVEYFPKWIAPNLMTFAGFLFTVANFVMLSWYDWGFWASTELEDTTPVPNWFWALAAVNIFLAYTLDGIDGKQARRIKLSGPLGELFDHGLDSYSAFFIPACLYSIFGRGPTSVPPIRMYYIMWTIFFNFYLSHWEKYNTGVLYLPWGYDLGMWGSVLMYLATWKFGYQLWKVALPWGISAGQLMELSLHVSAMSNLPVVVYNMYRSYKDRTGKMRTMKEAMRPLFTYGSFMFVCLLWVFVSPSDIMNRDPRAVYIMTGTIFSNISCRLIVSQMSNTIAETFNWLTGVLCCAIVLSLTMPLLERPLLYMLVIGSSLAHWHYGTGVVQEMCKHFNRRCFLVSKRSESKE; this is encoded by the exons ATGCATCCGTTTTGGAATTGGCTCGTAGAG TATTTCCCAAAATGGATCGCACCGAATCTGATGACGTTCGCCGGGTTCCTCTTTACCGTCGCCAACTTTGTGATGCTCTCCTGGTATGACTGGGGTTTCTGGGCCAGCACGGAACTGGAGGATACGACCCCGGTGCCGAACTGGTTCTGGGCGCTGGCGGCGGTAAACATCTTCCTCGCCTACACGCTCGACGGTATCGACGGGAAGCAGGCGCGAAGAATCAAACTGTCTGGCCCGCTCGGGGAGCTGTTTGATCATGGGCTCGATTCCTATTCTGCCTTTTTCATACCGGCCTGCCTGTACAGTATTTTTGGACGTGGACCAACGTCCGTGCCGCCGATACGCATGTACTACATCATGTGGACTATCTTCTTCAACTTTTACCTATCGCACTGGGAAAAGTACAATACCGGTGTGCTGTACTTGCCATGGGGGTACGATCTAGGGATGTGG GGCTCGGTGCTGATGTATTTGGCCACGTGGAAGTTCGGGTACCAGCTGTGGAAAGTGGCACTCCCATGGGGCATTTCGGCCGGCCAGCTGATGGAGCTGAGCTTGCACGTGAGCGCCATGTCCAACCTTCCGGTGGTAGTGTACAATATGTACCGATCGTACAAGGATCGCACCGGAAAGATGCGCACCATGAAGGAAGCGATGCGCCCCCTGTTCACGTACGGTTCTTTTATGTTCGTTTGCCTGCTGTGGGTGTTTGTTTCACCGAGTGACATCATGAATCGTGACCCCCGTGCCGTCTATATCATGACGGGAACCATTTTTAGCAACATTAGT TGTCGGTTGATTGTGTCGCAAATGTCTAACACCATCGCGGAAACATTCAACTGGTTAACGGGTGTGCTTTGCTGTGCTATAGTTTTAAGTCTCACTATGCCGCTTCTCGAAAGGCCACTGCTCTACATGCTGGTGATCGGTTCTTCCCTTGCTCACTGGCACTACGGAACCGGGGTG GTTCAGGAAATGTGCAAACACTTCAACCGACGATGCTTCCTGGTATCGAAACGTAGCGAATCCAAAGAGTAG
- the LOC131263471 gene encoding anamorsin homolog, translating to MNFVQENNHVLYLWSGAVGGEIEKEVNDIKSIPKVKVNVENVERLQLAEYGGSQFDVILANVSTGNSTLITHLVKLLKPKGKAVFKDDTTANAELARSNLLLAGFINITASDNKVYVAEKPSYEVGSAAKLSFASKSKVAAVWKLDADEEEERIDDEELLDEEDKAKPTEESLRVCGTTGKRKACKDCSCGLAEELDAEAKGKAITDPSPKSSCGSCYLGDAFRCATCPYLGMPAFKPGEKIVLTDTQMQADI from the exons ATGAATTTCGTGCAGGAAAATAATCACGTTCTCTACCTGTGGAGTGGAGCGGTGGGTGGCGAAATTGAAAAGGAAGTCAACGACATTAAGTCCATTCCTAAGGTAAAGGTTAATGTGGAAAATGTGGAACGTCTGCAACTCG CGGAATACGGAGGGTCCCAATTCGATGTAATCTTAGCCAACGTTTCCACCGGTAATTCCACGCTCATCACACACCTAGTGAAGCTACTCAAACCCAAGGGTAAAGCGGTGTTCAAGGATGATACGACGGCGAACGCCGAATTGGCACGTTCTAATCTGCTGCTTGCTGGATTTATCAACATCACTGCATCGGACAACAAAG TGTATGTGGCCGAGAAACCGAGCTACGAAGTGGGATCAGCTGCGAAGCTTTCTTTCGCTAGCAAATCGAAGGTCGCCGCGGTATGGAAGTTGGACGCcgatgaggaggaggagcgCATCGACGATGAAGAACTCCTGGATGAGGAAGATAAAGCCAAACCAACGGAAGAATCCCTCAGAG TTTGTGGAACGACGGGCAAAAGAAAGGCATGCAAAGATTGTTCATGCGGGCTTGCGGAAGAACTGGACGcggaagcgaaaggaaaagctaTTACGGATCCATCACCTAAATCGTCCTGTGGAAGC TGTTACCTGGGAGATGCATTCCGTTGTGCAACTTGTCCTTACCTCGGAATGCCAGCGTTCAAACCGGGTGAGAAAATCGTTCTTACCGATACTCAAATGCAGGCGGATATCTAA